The sequence GACCTTCGTCTACGTTTCGGGCCAGGAAATGCTGGGAAAGGTCGACCGGATGGAGGAGGCGTTCGGGATGGCGGTCCGCGAGGCGCCGTCCGTCTTCTTCATCTCCGACATCGACTGGCTGTGTCCCCGCGCCGGCGCATCCTACGACTGGGACGCCGGTAACCTCCGGGGGAAGCCGCCGACCTTCGCCGACATCGCCTTCACGGAGAAGTTCCTGGCCCTGCTCGACGGCCTGCTTTCCGCGCCGGAGGTGCGCCTCGTCGGCTCGTGCTACCGGATCGACGTGGTGGACCAGGCGGCGATCAAGGAGAAGAAGCGGTTCAACCGGAAGATCTTCGTCGCCCCGCCGACGGCGGAAGAGCGGCGGGAGATCCTCGCCATCTACGCCGGGAGGATGCCGCTTTCGCAGGGCGTGGATCTTGCCCGGGTCGCGGCGAAGGCGGAGGGGTGCACCGGATGGGACATCGAGAACCTGTGCCGGAAGGCGGCGATCGTGGCGGTGGAGTCGGGGAGCGACCGGGTGGACGAGCGGCACTTCGATGCGGCGCTCGCCTCGATCACGCCGTG comes from Deltaproteobacteria bacterium and encodes:
- a CDS encoding AAA family ATPase produces the protein MHRRLENVFYEVRAPRLAWNDIGGLAGPKAKMKEMVCLPITRAKELRSMGVDFPAGVMLWGPLGLGITMLAEAAAKEAGATFVYVSGQEMLGKVDRMEEAFGMAVREAPSVFFISDIDWLCPRAGASYDWDAGNLRGKPPTFADIAFTEKFLALLDGLLSAPEVRLVGSCYRIDVVDQAAIKEKKRFNRKIFVAPPTAEERREILAIYAGRMPLSQGVDLARVAAKAEGCTGWDIENLCRKAAIVAVESGSDRVDERHFDAALASITPWLTPDMAEGYLRIHREDCPHHYAF